A single genomic interval of Neosynechococcus sphagnicola sy1 harbors:
- a CDS encoding homospermidine biosynthesis protein: protein MSMLLSRKIAPTPMPTEISVVDLIDGYFTAYNSARLREICHLLSREVMQAGVTVALSLSGAMTPAGLGVSVLAPLVRNGFIDYIISTGANLYHDLHYGLGLDLYASHPFVDDIKLRQEGRIRIYDIVFGYDVLLETDAFIRQILRADVFQKRMSTAEFHYLLGKYVREVERQLGIQNSCLLATAYEAGVPIYTSSPGDSSIGMNVAALALEGSQLILDPSLDVNETAAIAYCARESGISGVDGKSAALIVGGGSPKNFLLQTQPQIHEVLGLEERGHDYFVQITDARPDTGGLSGATPNEAVSWGKVDPDELPNTVVCYTDSTIALPILTAYVINQCQPRPLKRLYDRRTAMVDRLRRDYEAAKSQLPKDLVIPASLPERAKPLATYPCGTPIGRH from the coding sequence ATGTCTATGTTGCTCAGTCGTAAAATCGCACCCACCCCCATGCCCACTGAAATCAGTGTCGTGGATCTGATTGATGGCTATTTCACAGCCTACAATTCAGCACGGTTGCGGGAAATCTGTCACCTCCTCAGTCGAGAGGTGATGCAAGCAGGGGTCACCGTTGCCCTGAGCCTCTCTGGTGCCATGACGCCAGCGGGGTTGGGAGTGTCAGTGCTAGCACCCCTCGTGCGCAATGGCTTTATTGATTACATCATCAGTACGGGAGCCAACCTCTATCACGACCTGCACTATGGTCTGGGGCTGGATCTGTATGCTAGTCATCCGTTTGTGGATGATATCAAGCTGCGGCAGGAGGGACGGATTCGGATTTACGACATCGTTTTTGGCTATGATGTGCTGCTGGAAACCGATGCCTTTATTCGCCAGATTCTCCGGGCAGACGTGTTTCAAAAGCGGATGAGTACCGCAGAATTTCATTACCTGTTGGGCAAGTATGTGCGGGAAGTGGAACGGCAGTTGGGGATCCAAAATTCCTGTCTGTTAGCCACGGCCTATGAAGCTGGGGTGCCTATCTACACCTCGTCCCCTGGGGATAGCTCCATTGGGATGAATGTGGCTGCCCTAGCCTTAGAGGGCTCTCAACTGATCCTCGATCCATCCTTGGATGTCAATGAAACGGCGGCGATCGCCTACTGCGCCAGAGAGTCGGGAATCTCCGGGGTGGACGGTAAGAGCGCGGCGTTGATTGTGGGTGGGGGTAGTCCTAAGAACTTCCTGCTGCAAACCCAGCCCCAAATCCATGAAGTCCTGGGACTTGAAGAGCGGGGTCACGATTACTTTGTCCAAATCACCGATGCTCGACCTGATACGGGCGGCTTGTCTGGAGCCACCCCGAATGAAGCCGTGAGTTGGGGCAAGGTTGATCCCGATGAATTACCCAATACAGTGGTCTGCTATACCGATAGCACCATTGCCCTGCCAATTCTGACGGCCTACGTGATCAATCAATGCCAGCCTCGCCCCCTGAAGCGCCTCTACGATCGCCGCACTGCCATGGTTGACAGATTACGGCGAGACTATGAAGCAGCTAAATCCCAGTTGCCGAAGGATCTGGTGATTCCAGCGAGTCTCCCGGAACGAGCGAAGCCACTGGCAACCTATCCCTGCGGCACACCGATCGGGCGTCACTAG
- the speB gene encoding agmatinase, producing the protein MTPTLTTATVVPFLGADVAATYDTAQVVILPIPYEATTTYRQGCQTGPAAILDASHQVEYYDEELDQELWPVGIYTHGAIADTQGEPDLSPEAMLQVTQETVQKLIADGKFVIALGGEHSITTGLVRAYQQASAEPFTVVQIDAHGDLRHEYEGSIYNHACVMRRIVEMGIPTVQIGIRSICKEEADLIKAKSLTVFRAREMATQPDWMERALASIATERVFCTIDLDGIDPALLPGVGTPEPGGLNWYSLTTFLRQVFERHQVIGCDVMELAPIEGSVVSEFTAAKLVYKLIGYQFAPPQS; encoded by the coding sequence GTGACACCAACACTGACGACCGCTACCGTGGTGCCATTTCTTGGGGCTGACGTTGCAGCCACCTATGACACCGCACAGGTGGTGATTTTACCCATTCCCTACGAAGCCACCACCACCTACCGCCAGGGCTGCCAAACAGGCCCCGCCGCGATTCTTGATGCTTCCCATCAGGTGGAGTACTACGACGAAGAATTGGATCAGGAACTCTGGCCAGTTGGCATTTACACCCATGGGGCGATCGCGGATACCCAAGGGGAGCCGGATCTATCGCCAGAGGCAATGCTCCAGGTCACCCAAGAGACGGTCCAAAAGTTGATCGCTGACGGCAAGTTTGTGATCGCCCTCGGGGGAGAACATAGCATTACCACGGGTCTGGTCAGAGCCTATCAGCAGGCCAGTGCCGAACCCTTTACCGTGGTGCAGATCGATGCCCATGGAGATCTACGCCATGAATATGAAGGCTCCATTTATAACCATGCCTGCGTGATGCGGCGGATTGTCGAGATGGGCATTCCCACGGTTCAGATTGGCATTCGCAGCATCTGCAAAGAAGAAGCTGATTTGATTAAGGCCAAATCATTGACAGTGTTTCGTGCCCGGGAGATGGCAACGCAACCGGACTGGATGGAGCGGGCACTAGCCAGCATTGCCACGGAGCGCGTATTCTGCACCATTGATTTAGATGGTATTGATCCGGCTTTGTTACCCGGTGTGGGCACCCCAGAACCAGGGGGGTTGAACTGGTACAGCCTCACCACTTTTTTACGTCAAGTGTTTGAGCGTCATCAGGTGATTGGCTGCGATGTCATGGAATTAGCGCCGATCGAGGGGTCCGTGGTTTCTGAATTCACCGCTGCCAAGTTGGTTTACAAACTGATTGGTTATCAGTTTGCCCCACCGCAATCCTGA
- a CDS encoding LysR family transcriptional regulator: MRLEQLQSFLAIAQTGSFQQAAQQFGVTQSTISRQIQALESDLGLPLFHRQTQSKLTVAGNGCYPVPAKFARSGN, from the coding sequence ATGCGACTAGAACAGTTGCAGTCCTTTTTGGCGATCGCCCAAACTGGGAGCTTTCAGCAAGCGGCTCAACAGTTTGGTGTCACCCAGTCCACGATTAGCCGCCAGATTCAAGCCCTGGAGTCCGATCTGGGTCTGCCCCTGTTCCATCGCCAAACCCAGTCCAAGTTAACCGTGGCGGGGAACGGCTGTTACCCCGTGCCCGCAAAATTTGCCAGGAGTGGCAACTAG